One stretch of Prunus persica cultivar Lovell chromosome G1, Prunus_persica_NCBIv2, whole genome shotgun sequence DNA includes these proteins:
- the LOC18789462 gene encoding calcium-transporting ATPase 1, chloroplastic: protein MESYLNENFDLKAKNSSEEALQRWRKLCWIVKNKKRRFRFTANLPKRFEAEAIRRTNQEKFRVAVLVSQAALQFIQGLSFLSDYTVPEEVKAAGFQICADELGSIVEGRDVKKLRIHGGVETITGKLGTSSVNGISTSEQLLSQRKEIYGINKFTERPSRGFFVYVWEALQDTTLMILAFCAFVSLLVGIMTEGWPKGAHDGLGIVASILLVVFVTATSDYKQSLQFKDLEKEKKKITVQVTRDGFRQKLSIYDLLPGDIVHLSIGDLVPADGLFVSGFSVLINESSLTGESEPVNVNAVNPFLLSGTKVQDGSCKMLVTTVGMRTQWGKLMATLSEGGDDETPLQVKLNGVATIIGKIGLFFAVVTFAVLVQGLFSRKLQEGSHLIWSGDEALEILEFFAIAVTIVVVAVPEGLPLAVTLSLAFAMKKMMNDRALVRHLAACETMGSATTICSDKTGTLTTNHMTVVKACICGKIKDVGTSKGASNLSSELPDSSLRVLLQSIFNNTGGEVVKNKDGKIELLGTPTETAILEFGMLLGGDFEAERQASKVVKVEPFNSLKKRMGVVLELPEGGFRVHCKGASEIVLAACDKFLSPDGEVVPLDRASIDLLNGIIERFASEALRTLCLAYMEVGNEFSAESPIPSSGYTCIGIVGIKDPVRPGVKESVEICRSAGITVRMVTGDNINTAKAIARECGILTDGGLAIEGPEFREKSEEELQKIIPKLQVMARSSPMDKHTLVKQLRTTFEEVVAVTGDGTNDAPALHEADIGLAMGIAGTEVAKESADVIILDDNFSTIVTVAKWGRSVYLNIQKFVQFQLTVNVVALVVNFSSACLTGNTPLTAVQLLWVNMIMDTLGALALATEPPNDDLMKRTPVGRKGNFITNVMWRNILGQSLYQFVIIWFLQTRGKEAFQLVGPDSDLILNTLIFNSFVFCQVFNEISSREMEKINVFKGILQNYVFVTVLSCTVIFQIIIIEFLGTFASTSPLSLQQWFVSVLLGFLGMPISAALKFIPV, encoded by the exons ATGGAGAGCTATTTGAATGAGAACTTTGATTTGAAGGCGAAGAACTCGTCGGAGGAGGCGCTCCAGAGATGGAGAAAGCTCTGTTGGATTGTGAAGAATAAGAAACGGAGGTTCCGCTTCACTGCTAATCTCCCCAAGCGTTTCGAGGCTGAAGCTATTCGACGCACCAATCAG GAAAAGTTTAGAGTTGCAGTTTTGGTTTCACAAGCTGCACTTCAGTTTATCCAAG GCTTAAGTTTTCTCAGTGACTATACTGTGCCTGAGGAAGTCAAAGCTGCAGGGTTTCAAATTTGTGCTGATGAGTTGGGCTCGATTGTTGAAGGCCGTGATGTGAAGAAGCTGAGAATTCATGGTGGTGTTGAGACTATTACAGGCAAGCTTGGAACATCAAGTGTCAATGGAATTTCCACTTCTGAGCAACTGTTGagtcaaagaaaagaaatttatgGAATTAATAAATTCACTGAAAGACCATCACGCggattttttgtttatgtgtGGGAAGCCCTTCAAGACACTACCCTCATGATACTTGCATTTTGTGCCTTTGTCTCTCTGCTTGTTGGGATAATGACAGAAGGATGGCCAAAGGGTGCCCATGATGGACTCGGAATTGTTGCGAGCATTTTGCTTGTTGTATTTGTCACTGCAACTAGCGATTATAAACAGTCCCTGCAGTTCAAGGACTtggaaaaggagaagaaaaaaattactgTTCAGGTTACTAGAGACGGATTCAGACAGAAGTTGTCAATATATGATCTACTTCCTGGTGACATTGTTCATCTCTCTATTGGGGATCTGGTCCCAGCTGATGGGCTCTTTGTTTCTGGGTTTTCTGTGCTGATAAATGAATCTAGTTTAACTGGAGAGAGTGAACCGGTCAATGTCAATGCTGTGAATCCTTTTCTCCTATCAGGAACTAAAGTTCAAGATGGATCATGCAAGATGCTTGTGACTACTGTTGGAATGAGAACCCAGTGGGGTAAACTGATGGCTACCCTCAGTGAAGGAGGAGATGATGAAACTCCCTTGCAGGTCAAACTAAATGGTGTGGCAACCATCATTGGGAAAATAGGCCTGTTTTTTGCTGTTGTGACATTTGCTGTATTGGTTCAAGGATTGTTCAGCCGCAAGCTTCAAGAAGGATCTCACTTGATATGGTCTGGAGATGAAGCATTGGAAATCTTGGAATTTTTTGCTATAGCTGTTacaattgttgttgttgctgttccCGAAGGCTTGCCTTTGGCTGTGACATTGAGTCTTGCTTTTgccatgaagaagatgatgaacgATAGGGCACTTGTCCGGCATTTGGCTGCTTGTGAGACAATGGGATCAGCCACAACCATCTGCAGTGACAAGACTGGGACACTAACTACTAACCACATGACTGTTGTGAAAGCTTGCATTTGTGGAAAAATCAAAGACGTGGGAACCTCTAAAGGAGCTTCTAACTTGTCCTCTGAACTTCCTGATTCATCTTTGAGAGTTCTGCTCCAATCTATTTTTAACAACACAGGAGGAGAAGTTGTTAAAAACAAAGATGGAAAGATTGAGTTATTGGGAACACCCACTGAAACTGCTATTTTGGAATTTGGGATGTTGCTCGGAGGCGATTTTGAGGCAGAACGACAAGCATCGAAGGTTGTGAAAGTTGAGCCCTTCAATTCTCTGAAGAAGCGAATGGGTGTTGTTCTAGAGCTTCCTGAAGGTGGCTTCCGTGTGCACTGTAAAGGTGCATCTGAGATAGTTTTAGCTGCATGTGACAAATTCTTGAGTCCAGATGGCGAGGTTGTTCCCCTTGACAGAGCATCCATCGATCTTTTGAATGGCATCATTGAACGATTTGCTAGTGAAGCCCTTAGAACTCTCTGCCTCGCGTACATGGAGGTTGGAAACGAGTTCTCTGCTGAAAGTCCTATTCCTAGCTCTGGGTATACATGTATAGGCATTGTGGGTATCAAAGATCCAGTTCGTCCTGGTGTCAAGGAGTCTGTTGAGATTTGTAGGTCTGCTGGCATTACTGTCAGGATGGTAACTGGAGACAACATAAACACTGCAAAAGCAATTGCAAGAGAATGTGGAATTTTGACTGATGGGGGTTTGGCAATTGAAGGCCCTGAATTCCGTGAGAAGAGCGAGGAggaattacaaaaaattattccaaaacttcag GTAATGGCTCGATCTTCACCAATGGATAAGCATACCCTTGTAAAACAATTGCGAACCACTTTTGAAGAAGTTGTTGCTGTGACTGGTGATGGTACAAATGATGCTCCAGCGCTTCATGAAGCTGATATAGGACTTGCAATGGGCATTGCTGGAACTGAG GTGGCAAAAGAAAGTGCTGATGTGATAATTTTGGATGATAACTTCTCTACAATTGTGACTGTGGCCAAATGGGGGCGTTCAGTTTACTTAAACATACAGAAGTTTGTTCAGTTCCAGTTAACTGTCAATGTTGTCGCCCTTGTTGTCAACTTTTCTTCAGCCTGTTTAACCG GAAATACTCCCCTTACTGCTGTTCAGCTTCTCTGGGTCAACATGATCATGGACACTCTAGGAGCCCTTGCATTAGCCACAGAGCCTCCTAATGATGATTTAATGAAGAGAACACCGGTTGGTAGGAAAGGGAACTTCATCACTAATGTGATGTGGAGGAATATCCTAGGGCAGTCTCTGTATCAGTTTGTGATAATATGGTTTCTACAGACTAGAGGAAAAGAAGCCTTTCAGCTGGTTGGCCCAGATtctgatttgattttaaaCACCCTTATTTTCAACTCATTTGTGTTTTGCCAG GTTTTCAATGAGATCAGCTCtagggaaatggagaagaTAAACGTCTTCAAAGGGATATTGCAGAACTATGTGTTTGTGACTGTGCTCTCATGCACTGTTATCTTTCAAATCATAATCATTGAGTTCCTGGGCACATTTGCAAGCACATCTCCTCTAAGTTTGCAGCAATGGTTCGTGAGCGTTTTACTTGGGTTCCTTGGCATGCCGATTTCAGCAGCTCTGAAATTCATCCCTGTGTAA
- the LOC18791781 gene encoding cyclin-D5-1 yields the protein MNGDPSSPDLHCHEDPNFLYEDDEEMAEVNVVVNQNEIELEEAHLHSLIDQEIAFGFRRVEDLVIDDWVQEARLQAITWVQTRTRALGFHPRTAYLAITYFDRFISLQAIPEKKRAAFVRVISVACLLLAAKMEEMNRPPLSQYTIQFQGGSIKKMELLVLVVLKWEMNLITPFAFLDNFIAKLCQESPPGLKSGIEQRLLSIMTEIHLMHHRPSAIAAAATLMAVDQNLAQEALEAKITSIPELYFLEIEAVYSYYTIMQVP from the exons atgaacgGAGATCCTTCATCGCCAGACCTTCATTGCCATGAAGATCCGAACTTTTTgtatgaagatgatgaagagaTGGCAGAAGTAAACGTAGTCGTTAATCAAAACGAAATTGAGTTGGAAGAAGCCCACTTGCATAGCTTAATTGACCAAGAGATCGCATTTGGGTTCAGGAGGGTTGAAGATTTGGTCATTGACGACTGGGTTCAAGAAGCTCGCTTGCAAGCTATCACATGGGTTCAAACA AGAACAAGAGCTCTTGGGTTTCATCCCAGAACAGCATATTTGGCCATCACATACTTTGATCGGTTCATTTCCCTGCAAGCCATCCCT gaaaaaaaaagggctgcTTTCGTTAGAGTGATTTCAGTGGCATGTCTATTATTGGCTGCAAAGATGGAGGAGATGAACCGCCCACCACTTTCACAATACACAATCCAATTCCAAGGCGGAAGTATTAAGAAAATGGAGCTTCTGGTATTGGTAGTCTTGAAATGGGAGATGAATTTAATCACACCCTTTGCGTTTCTTGATAACTTCATCGCAAAGTTGTGCCAAGAATCTCCACCAGGTCTAAAATCCGGGATTGAACAACGGCTCCTTTCCATAATGACAG AGATTCATTTAATGCATCATCGACCATCTGCCATAGCAGCTGCCGCCACCTTGATGGCAGTGGATCAGAACTTAGCACAAGAAGCATTGGAAGCCAAGATAACATCCATTCCTGAATTGTACTTCCTGGAAATT GAAGCTGTGTATTCATATTACACGATAATGCAGGTGCCATAG
- the LOC18791201 gene encoding interferon-related developmental regulator 1 gives MGKRNSQRKNAAMLDSDDDNSSESSTSTVRSDRMSVAGNEEMQVDKDSLLDQAVDALYEKRGSTREKALSSIIEAFNSNLQHQFVEKKFATLLHQCLNCIKKGSSKEICLASHVIGLLALTVGCGDNANELLEDSLPVISQAFKSGSEATKTSALLECLAIITFVGGSDPEQTEKSMQVMWQVVHPKLSSNVVAVKPSAPVITTMVSAWSFLLTTMDGWNLNPKDWQESISYLSSLLDKDDRSIRIASGEALALIFELGILEKFSAGAKISSDSSTEEGNKPREYVHIQGLKAKIINQARNLSAEAGGKSSAKKDLSNQRNTFRDILEYFEDGYSPEISIKIGSESLQTSTWAQMIQLNFLKHFLGGGFIKHMQENELLQDVFGFTPKKKYLSDSEHRLSSSEKRLFRSPNSVVNKARTQQLNKQRMLSEGKNIGRFAANMGDDA, from the exons ATGGGGAAGC GTAATTCTCAGCGTAAGAATGCGGCGATGTTGGACAgcgatgatgataatagtaGTGAGAGTTCAACGTCGACCGTTCGCTCTGATCGTATGTCAGTGGCCGGGAATGAAGAAATGCAAGTGGATAAGGATAGTTTACTGGACCAAGCTGTAGATGCTTTGTATGAGAAGAG GGGTTCCACAAGAGAAAAAGCTCTGTCATCAATTATTGAAGCGTTTAATAGCAACTTACAGCATCAGTTTGTGGAAAAGAA ATTTGCAACTTTATTGCATCAGTGTCTGAATTGCATAAAAAAGGGTTCGTCCAAAGAGATATGTTTGGCGTCTCATGTGATTG GACTATTGGCTTTGACTGTCGGATGTGGGGACAATGCCAATGAATTACTGGAGGATTCACTACCTGTGATTTCGCAGGCTTTCAAATCAGGATCTGAAGCAACAAAGACATCCGCG TTACTGGAGTGTTTAGCTATTATCACTTTTGTTGGTGGTAGTGACCCAGaacaaacagaaaaatcaATGCAAGTTATGTGGCAAGTGGTTCATCCGAAACTGAGTTCCAAT GTAGTTGCAGTCAAACCCTCCGCCCCTGTAATAACCACCATGGTGTCTGCATGGTCCTTTCTTCTTACGACTATGGATGGGTGGAATCTTAATCCCAAAGATTGGCAAGA GTCCATATCATACTTATCTAGTCTGCTAGACAAGGATGACCGGTCTATACGGATAGCTTCTGGTGAAGCTTTGGCTTTAATTTTTGAGCTAGGAATTTTAGAGAAGTTCTCTGCCGGAGCTAAAATTTCAAGTGATAGCTCAACTGAAGAAGGAAATAAACCTCGAGAATATGTACATATACAAGGACTAAAGGCAAAAATTATTAATCAAGCCAGAAACCTTTCAGCTGAGGCAGGTGGTAAAAGTTCTGCTAAAAAAGATCTTAGCAACCAGCGGAATACGTTTCGGGATATCTTGGAATATTTTGAG GATGGTTATTCTCCTGAAATTTCAATAAAGATTGGTAGTGAATCGCTACAGACATCTACATGGGCACAGATGATACAG TTGAACTTTTTGAAGCACTTTCTTGGAGGAGGTTTTATCAAGCACATGCAG GAAAACGAACTCCTTCAGGATGTTTTTGGATTCACTCCAAAGAAAAAGTATCTTTCAGATTCTGAACATCGTCTATCCAGTAGTGAAAAG AGGCTGTTTAGATCACCAAACTCAGTTGTCAACAAAGCAAGGACCCAGCAACTTAACAAACAGCGAATGTTATCAGAG